Genomic segment of Lepus europaeus isolate LE1 chromosome 6, mLepTim1.pri, whole genome shotgun sequence:
CCGGTCCGGACGGCTCGCTCCGCCACGGGGATCCAGGGCGGCCGGTGCGGACGGCTCCCCGCGCCACGGGGGTCCAGGGCGGCCGGTGCGGACGGCTCCCCGCGCCACGGGGGTCCAGGGCGGCCGGTCCCGACGGCTCCCCGCGCCACGGGGGTCCAGGGCGGCCGGTGCGGACGGCTCCCCGCGCCACGGGGACCCAGGGCAGCCGGTCCCGACGGCTCCCCGCGCCACGGGGGCCCAGGGCGGCCGGTGCGGACGGCTCCCCGCGCCACGGGGACCCAGGGCGGCCGGTCCGGACGGCTCGCTCCGCCACGGGGATCCAGGGCGGCCGCTCCGGACGGCTCGCTCCGCCACGGGGATCCAGGGCGGCCGGTCCGGACGGCTCCCCGCGCCACGGGGGTCCAGGGCGGCCGGTGCGGACGGCTCCCCGCGCCACGGGGACCCAGGGCGGCCGGTCCCGACGGCTCCCCGCGCCACGGGGGTCCAGGGCGGCCGGTCCCGACGGCTCGCTCCGCCACGGGGATCCAGGGCGGCCGCTCCGGACGGCTCCCCGCGCCACGGGGATCCAGGGCGGCCGGTCCGGACGGCTCCCCGCGCCACGGGGGTCCAGGGCGGCCGGTGCGGACGGCTCCCCGCGCCACGGGGACCCAGGGCGGCCGGTCCCGACGGCTCCCCGCGCCACGGGGGTCCAGGGCGGCCGGTCCGGACGGCTCCCCGCGCCACGGGGACCCAGGGCGGCCGGTCCGGACGGCTCGCTCCGCCACGGGGATCCAGGGCGGCCGGTCCGGACGGCTCGCTCCGCCACGGGGATCCAGGGCGGCCGGTCCCGACGGCTCCCCGCGCCACGGGGACCCAGGGCGGCCGGTCCGGACGGCTCGCTCCGCCACGGGGATCCAGGGCGGCCGGTCCGGACGGCTCCCCGCGCCACGGGGGTCCAGGGCGGCCGGTGCGGACGGCTCCCCGCGCCACGGGGACCCAGGGCCCGGTCCCGACGGCTCCCCGCGCCACGGGGGTCCAGGGCGGCCGGTCCGGACGGCTCCCCGCGCCACGGGGACCCAGGGCGGCCGGTGCGGACGGCTCCCCGCGCCACGGGGACCCGGGGCGGCCGTGGCAAGCACGTCC
This window contains:
- the LOC133762578 gene encoding basic salivary proline-rich protein 1-like; the protein is MRWSPVSWGTWDAFLPRWAVLTLTWPGVRQRTRSLARLSDAVRDVLATAAPGPRGAGSRPHRPPWVPVARGAVRTGRPGPPWRGEPSGPGPGSPWRGEPSAPAALDPRGAGSRPDRPPWIPVAERAVRTGRPGSPWRGEPSGPAALDPRGGASRPDRPPWIPVAERAVRTGRPGSPWRGEPSGPAALDPRGAGSRRDRPPWVPVARGAVRTGRPGPPWRGEPSGPAALDPRGAGSRPERPPWIPVAERAVGTGRPGPPWRGEPSGPAALGPRGAGSRPHRPPWTPVARGAVRTGRPGSPWRSEPSGAAALDPRGGASRPDRPPWVPVARGAVRTGRPGPPWRGEPSGPAALGPRGAGSRPHRPPWTPVARGAVGTGRPGPPWRGEPSAPAALDPRGAGSRPHRPPWIPVAERAVRTGRPGSPWRSEPSGPAALGPRGGASRPDRPPWVPVAERAVRTGRPGSPWRSEPSGPAALDPRGAGSRRDRPPWVPVARGAVRTGRPGPPWRGEPSGPAALDPRGGASRPDRPPWVPVARGAVRTGRPGPPWRGEPSGPAALGPRGAGSRRDRPPWTPVARGAVGTGRPGSPWRSEPSGPAALDPRGAGSRRDRPPWTPVARGAVRTGRPGSPWRGEPSGPAALGPRGAGSRPHRPPE